The sequence below is a genomic window from Pseudomonas cremoricolorata.
TGCCATTACCAGCAATTACATGACGGCCCTTTACAGAGAATGCAAATCTTTCGCATGATGTTGCGTTTTCGCGTGCTCCGGCACACCAGTCCAACCCACGACGCAGGAAACCAATAATGATTCGTATGCCTCTGGCCTCCGCCAGTCTGTTGGCCATTGCCATTGCCTTGGCCGGTTGCGGTGAAAGCAAGGACGACAAGGCCGCCGCACCTCAAGCCCAAGCCCCTGCTGCTGCCAGCACGAACGCTACCGCCCCTGGCGCGGTCGACGAAGCGGCCGCCAAGGCGGTGGTCAAGCACTACGCGGACATGGTCCATGCCGTCTACAGCGACTCGCTGAGCACCGCGAAAACCCTGCAGGGCGCCATCGACGCCTTCCTCGCCTCGCCCAACGACCAAACCCTGAAGGCCGCCCGTGACGCCTGGGTCGCCTCGCGCGTTCCCTACCTGCAGAGCGAAGCGTTCCGCTTCGGCAACACCATCATCGACGACTGGGAAGGTCAGGTGAACGCCTGGCCGCTGGACGAAGGCCTGATCGACTACGTCGATTCCAGCTACGAGCACGCCCTGGGCAACCCGGCCGCCAGCGCCAACATCATCGCCAACACTGAAATCCAGGTGGGCGAAGACAAGATCGACGTCAAGGACATCACCCCGGAAAAACTCGCCAGCCTCAACGAGCTGGGCGGCTCCGAGGCCAACGTCGCCACTGGCTACCACGCCATCGAATTCCTGCTCTGGGGCCAGGACCTCAACGGCACCGGCCCAGGCGCGGGCAACCGTCCTGCTTCCGACTACCTGGAAGGCGAAGGCGCCACCGGCGGGCACAACGACCGTCGCCGCACCTACCTGAAGGCGGTCACCGACCTGCTGGTCACCGACCTCGAAGAAATGGTCGGCAACTGGGCACCGAACGTCTCCGACAACTACCGCGCTACCCTCGAAGGCGAGCCGGTCAACGACGGCCTGCGCAAGATGCTGTTCGGCATGGGCAGCCTGTCGCTGGGTGAACTGGCCGGTGAGCGCATGAAGGTTTCGCTGGAAGCCAACTCGCCGGAAGACGAGCACGACTGCTTCAGCGACAACACCCACTGGTCGCACTTCTACGACGCCAAGGGCATTCGCAACGTCTACCTCGGCGAATACACCCGCACCGACGGCAGCAAGCTGACCGGCCCAAGCCTGTCTTCGCTGGTGGCCAAGGCAGACCCTGCCACCGACAACACCCTCAAGGCCGATCTGCAAGACACCGAAGCGAAGATCCAGGTGATCGTCGACCACGCCGAGAAAGGCGAGCACTACGACCAACTGATCGCCGCCGACAATACCGCCGGCAACCAGATCGTGCGCGACGCCATCGCTGCCCTGGTCCAGCAGACCGGTGCGATCGAGCAGGCCGCAGGCAAGCTGGGCATCACCAACCTGAACCCGGATACGGCTGATCACGAGTTCTGATTCGCTGTTCAAGTGCTGGAAGAAGCGGCTTTCGGGCCGCTTTTTTTATGAGCGTTTTCTTCGATTGAGCAGGCCGCTATGGACCCAACCTCATGGGCCAGCGTCAGCGATGCCGAAGCGGTGACCGGACTGACTGGTGCAGGAGCGGCGCAAGCCGCGATGGCCGGCAAAGCCGGCCCCAACAGGCGCGATAGAGATCTGACAGGTACATCTCAGTTGGCTTGGTTGGGCCGGCGTTGCCGGCCATCGCGGCTTGCGCCGCTCCTACACGCACTGTACCTGGTGGAACTGTGAAGGCCATTGGGGCCGCTTTGCAGCCCTAGCGACTGAAGACGCGCTTGCACCTAACACCAGTTTCATCCGCCAATTGCAAATTGCTCTTATTCAAATATCTACAGCCTGCTAAGCTTGCTCGCCGATTTTTAGCTCAAGTCCAGGACCGTGGATGTCTCTGCTTCGCCTCTCCCCCCTGCTGCTGATCGCTGCCCTGGCTGGCTGTGACGACGCGCCGCGTTTCACTGAGGCCGAGCCGGGTGAGGCGTTGTCGGGCGGTGAGACCACGGTCAAGCGTGGCGATCGCAACGCGTTTTCTCTGCCAGCGGCGAACCTTTCCCACGAGCGGCGTCTGGATTTTGCGGTGGGCAACAGCTTTTTCCGCAACCCATGGGTGATCGCTCCATCAACCACCACGGCGCGCGATGGCTTGGGGCCGTTGTTCAACACCAACGCCTGTATCAACTGCCACATCCGTGATGGTCGCGGCCATCCACCCGAGCCGGACGCCAGCAACGCCGTGTCGATGCTGGTGCGCCTGTCGATCCCTGACCAGCCACCCTACGTGGAAGAAATCAAGCGCCTGGGCGTGGTGCCGGAACCGGTATACGGCACGCAGTTGCAGGACATGGCGATTCCAGGGGTGCGCCCCGAGGGCAAGGTGCGGGTCGAGTACACCACCCACACGGTGAGCTTCGCCGACGGCCACAGCGTTGAACTGCGCCAGCCACAGTTGCAGATCACTCAACTCGGCTATGGCCCGATGCACCCCGACACACGCTTCTCGGCGCGCATCGCGCCGCCGATGATTGGCCTGGGCTTGCTCGAAGCGATTGCCGAGAAGGATATTCTCGCCAATGCCGACCCGCACGACCGCAACGGCGATGGCATCCGCGGCCGGCCGAACCGGGTGTGGGATCAGGCCCAGCAGAAAACTGTGCTCGGGCGCTTCGGCTGGAAGGCCGGGCAGCCCAACGTCAATCAACAGAACGTGCACGCCTTCGCCGGTGACATGGGCCTGACCACCACCTTGCAGCCGGTCGACGACTGCACCGCGGCGCAGACCGACTGCCGCGCCGCGCCCAATGGCGATGGCGAAAACGGCGAGAAGGAAGTCAGCGACAATATCCTGCGTCTGGTCACCTTCTACACCCGTAACCTTGGCGTGCCGGCGCGACGTAACGTCGGCGATGCCCAGGTGCTGGCCGGCAAGAACCTGTTCTTCCAGGCCGGCTGCCAGGGCTGCCATACCCCGCAGTTCACCACGGCCCGCGATGCCGCCGAGCCGGAACTGGCCGGCCAGGTGATTCGCCCCTACAGTGATTTGCTATTGCATGACATGGGTCCAGGCCTTGCCGACAACCGCAGCGAGTTCGCCGCGGGCGGGCAAGATTGGCGCACCCCGCCGCTGTGGGGAATCGGCCTGACCCAGAACGTCAGTGGCCATACCCAGTTTCTCCATGATGGCCGTGCCCGCTCGCTGCTCGAGGCCGTGCTCTGGCACGGCGGCGAGGCCGAAAAAGCCCGCCAGCATGTGCTGACCTTCGATGCCGAGCAGCGCGCCGCGCTGCTGGCGTTCCTGAACTCACTTTAAAACGCGCAAGGAGCCGGGCATGTTCCGACCCAAACTGTTGTTCACCAGCCTCGCCGCACTCGCCCTCGGCGCCTGCTCGCCGCAGGACCCGCAAGCCGTTACCTCGGCCGCCATCGCCAAGCAAGTGATCCTGCCCACCTACAGCCGCTGGGTCGAAGCCGACAAGCAGCTGGCCGCCAGCGCCCTGGCCTTCTGCGAGGGCAAGGAATCGCTGGAAAAAGCCCGCGCCGACTATCTCAACGCGCACAAGGCCTGGTCCGAGCTGCAGCCGCTGCTGGTCGGGCCGCTGGCCGAGGGCAACCGCCCCTGGCAGGTGCAGTTCTGGCCCGACAAGAAGAACCTGGTCGGCCGCCAGGTCGAGCAACTGGTCAACGGTGACAAACCCGTCGACGCCCAGACCCTGGGCAAATCCAGCGTCGTGGTGCGTGGCCTGTCTGCCTACGAGTACATCCTCTTCGACAGCAAGCCGGACATCGCCACCGACGAGCAGAAGGCCCGTTACTGCCCGCTGCTGGTGGCCATCGCCGAACACCAGAAGGCCCTGGCCGAAGAGATCCTCAAGGGCTGGAACAGCACCGACGGCATGCTCTCGCAGATGACCAAGTTCCCCAACCAGCGCTACGCCGACTCCCACGAGGCCATCGCCGACCTGCTGCGTGCCCAGGTCACCGCCCTCGACACCCTGAAGAAAAAGCTCGGCGCACCGATGGGCCGTCAGAGCAAAGGCATCGCCCAGCCGCTGCAAGCCGAAGCCTGGCGCAGCCACAGCTCGATGAAAAGCCTCGAGGCTAGCCTCAAGGCGGCCCAGGCGGTCTGGCTCGGGGTCGACAACAAAGGCCTGCGCGGCCTGCTCGGCAAAGACCAGGAAGCCTTGGCGCAGAAGATCGACGACGCCTACGCCACCTCGCTCAAGCTGCTCGAAGACAACCAGCAGACCCTCGGCGAACTGCTCGCCGACGATGCCGGCAAACAGCGCCTGAACCAGATCTACGACAGCCTCAACGTCGTCCACCGCCTGCATGAAGGCGAACTGGCCAAGGCCTTGAACATTCAACTGGGCTTCAACGCCAACGACGGTGACTGACATGCTGCGACGCCAGGCCCTGAAACTCGGCAGCGCCCTGCTCAGCGCCCTGAACCTGGGTGGCTGGCGCCTGGCGCGCAACGCCGGCAGCACCCCGCTGCTGCTCTCGGCGCGCGATGACAGCGACGGCAAGCACTACGCCGTCGGCTATCGGCTCGACGGCAGCGAGGTGTTCGCCACGGCGGTGAACCAGCGCTGCCACGCCATCGTCAATCACCCGAGCAAGCCGCTGGCACTGTTCGTCGCCCGCCGCCCGGGCACCGAGAGCTATCTGATCGATCTGCGCGATGGCCGCCTGCTGCAAACCCTCACCTCGCAGCCGAACCGGCACTTCTACGGCCACGCCGTGCTGCACAAGGATGGCGAGTGGTTGTACGCCACCGAAAACGACACCACCGACCCCGGTCGTGGCGTGCTCGGGGTGTACCGCTTCGAAGACGATCAGTTGCACTACACCGGCGAGATTCCCACCCACGGCATCGGTCCCCATGAACTGGCCTGGCTGCCCGATGGCGAAACCCTGGTGGTGGCCAACGGCGGCATCCGCACCGAGGCCGAAAGCCGCGTCGAGATGAACCTCGACGCGATGCAGCCCAGCCTGGTGCTGATGCAGCGCGACGGCACGCTGCTCAGCCAGGAAACCCTCAGCCAGCAGATGAACAGCGTGCGCCACCTGGCGATTGCCCGGGATGGCACGGTGCTCGCCTGCCAGCAGTACATGGGCGCCGCCGAAGACACCCCGGAGCTGCTGGCGATCAAGCGTCCGGGACAGCCGTTCCAGGCGTTCCCAGTGGCCGCAAGCCAGCTGCAGAGCATGGCCCACTACACCGCCAGCGTGGCCGTGCATGACGAGCTGCGTCTGGTGGCGCTGACCGCACCACGGGCCAACCGCTTGTTCATCTGGGAGCTGGACAGCGGCGCGGTGCGCCTGGATGCGCCGATGCCCGACTGCGCAGGAGTCGCCGCGGTGAACGATGGTTTCGTCGTCACCTCCGGCCAGGGCCGTTGCCGCCTGTACGACTGCCGCAAGGCAGAACTGGTCGGCCAGCCGCTGAAGTTGCCCTCGGGCCTGTGGGACAACCATCTGCATTTGATCTGAACGGCACGACTGCGCAGGGGCGGCGCTTAGCTTGCCCCTGTCGCCACGGGGCTTAGCTTGGTTATACTTCCCGGCTTTCCCGAATTAATGCCTAAGGGTCCCGCCGCGCATGGATAAGACCTACCAGCCGCACGCCATCGAAACTTCCTGGTACACCACCTGGGAGGCCGAAAACTACTTCGCCCCACAAGGTGCAGGTGAGTCGTACACCATCATGATCCCGCCGCCGAACGTCACCGGCAGCCTGCACATGGGGCACGGCTTCAACAACGCCATCATGGATGCGCTGATCCGCTTCCGCCGCATGCAGGGGCGCGACACCCTCTGGCAGCCGGGCACCGACCACGCCGGTATCGCCACGCAGATGCTGGTCGAGCGTCAGCTCGAAGCCAAAGGGCAGAATCGTCACGATCTGGGCCGTGAGCCGTTCCTGGAAAAGATCTGGGAATGGAAGGAACAGTCCGGTGGCAACATCAGCCGGCAGATTCGCCGGCTCGGCTCGTCGGTGGACTGGACCCGCGAGCGCTTCACCATGGACGACGGCTTGTCGGAGGCGGTCAAGGAAGCCTTCGTGCGCCTGCACGAAGATGGCCTGATCTACCGCGGCAAGCGCCTGGTCAACTGGGACACCAAGCTGCACACGGCCATTTCCGACCTGGAAGTGGAAAGCCATGACGAGCGCGGTCACCTGTGGAACCTGCGCTACCCATTGGCTGACGGCGCCACCACCGCCGA
It includes:
- a CDS encoding DUF1513 domain-containing protein; the encoded protein is MLRRQALKLGSALLSALNLGGWRLARNAGSTPLLLSARDDSDGKHYAVGYRLDGSEVFATAVNQRCHAIVNHPSKPLALFVARRPGTESYLIDLRDGRLLQTLTSQPNRHFYGHAVLHKDGEWLYATENDTTDPGRGVLGVYRFEDDQLHYTGEIPTHGIGPHELAWLPDGETLVVANGGIRTEAESRVEMNLDAMQPSLVLMQRDGTLLSQETLSQQMNSVRHLAIARDGTVLACQQYMGAAEDTPELLAIKRPGQPFQAFPVAASQLQSMAHYTASVAVHDELRLVALTAPRANRLFIWELDSGAVRLDAPMPDCAGVAAVNDGFVVTSGQGRCRLYDCRKAELVGQPLKLPSGLWDNHLHLI
- a CDS encoding di-heme oxidoredictase family protein; the protein is MSLLRLSPLLLIAALAGCDDAPRFTEAEPGEALSGGETTVKRGDRNAFSLPAANLSHERRLDFAVGNSFFRNPWVIAPSTTTARDGLGPLFNTNACINCHIRDGRGHPPEPDASNAVSMLVRLSIPDQPPYVEEIKRLGVVPEPVYGTQLQDMAIPGVRPEGKVRVEYTTHTVSFADGHSVELRQPQLQITQLGYGPMHPDTRFSARIAPPMIGLGLLEAIAEKDILANADPHDRNGDGIRGRPNRVWDQAQQKTVLGRFGWKAGQPNVNQQNVHAFAGDMGLTTTLQPVDDCTAAQTDCRAAPNGDGENGEKEVSDNILRLVTFYTRNLGVPARRNVGDAQVLAGKNLFFQAGCQGCHTPQFTTARDAAEPELAGQVIRPYSDLLLHDMGPGLADNRSEFAAGGQDWRTPPLWGIGLTQNVSGHTQFLHDGRARSLLEAVLWHGGEAEKARQHVLTFDAEQRAALLAFLNSL
- a CDS encoding imelysin family protein; translation: MIRMPLASASLLAIAIALAGCGESKDDKAAAPQAQAPAAASTNATAPGAVDEAAAKAVVKHYADMVHAVYSDSLSTAKTLQGAIDAFLASPNDQTLKAARDAWVASRVPYLQSEAFRFGNTIIDDWEGQVNAWPLDEGLIDYVDSSYEHALGNPAASANIIANTEIQVGEDKIDVKDITPEKLASLNELGGSEANVATGYHAIEFLLWGQDLNGTGPGAGNRPASDYLEGEGATGGHNDRRRTYLKAVTDLLVTDLEEMVGNWAPNVSDNYRATLEGEPVNDGLRKMLFGMGSLSLGELAGERMKVSLEANSPEDEHDCFSDNTHWSHFYDAKGIRNVYLGEYTRTDGSKLTGPSLSSLVAKADPATDNTLKADLQDTEAKIQVIVDHAEKGEHYDQLIAADNTAGNQIVRDAIAALVQQTGAIEQAAGKLGITNLNPDTADHEF
- a CDS encoding imelysin family protein; the protein is MFRPKLLFTSLAALALGACSPQDPQAVTSAAIAKQVILPTYSRWVEADKQLAASALAFCEGKESLEKARADYLNAHKAWSELQPLLVGPLAEGNRPWQVQFWPDKKNLVGRQVEQLVNGDKPVDAQTLGKSSVVVRGLSAYEYILFDSKPDIATDEQKARYCPLLVAIAEHQKALAEEILKGWNSTDGMLSQMTKFPNQRYADSHEAIADLLRAQVTALDTLKKKLGAPMGRQSKGIAQPLQAEAWRSHSSMKSLEASLKAAQAVWLGVDNKGLRGLLGKDQEALAQKIDDAYATSLKLLEDNQQTLGELLADDAGKQRLNQIYDSLNVVHRLHEGELAKALNIQLGFNANDGD